Proteins co-encoded in one Streptomyces sp. SLBN-31 genomic window:
- a CDS encoding formimidoylglutamate deiminase, giving the protein MQVTTRTYWLEHAWLGTHVEPGVALSIEDGRITAVRTGADGPPPGAEILRGLTLPGLADAHSHAFHRALRSTVQVGSGTFWTWREIMYATADKLTPDSYHALARAVYAEMALAGITSVGEFHYLHHAPGGTPYADPNAMGEALIAAAAEAGIRITLLDTAYLSSGFGEAPDTHQLRFSDGTAEAWAERCSVLKERDHARIGAAVHSVRAVPAAQLATVARWAEERRAPLHVHLSEQTAENDACQAAHGCTPTRLLADHGVLGRRTTGVHNTHLTDEDIALLGGTGTGTCMCPTTERDLADGIGPAPALQAAGSPLCLGSDSHAVIDLFEEARAMELNERLRTRSRGHWTAAALLRAACADGHAALGWEEAGTIEAGALADLTTIALDSVRTAGPLPRLGAETAVFAATAADVRHTIVGGRHVVRDGAHTLVPDVPQDLARAIEALRA; this is encoded by the coding sequence CTGCAGGTGACCACGCGGACCTATTGGCTGGAGCACGCCTGGCTCGGCACCCACGTCGAGCCGGGCGTCGCCCTGAGCATCGAGGACGGCCGCATCACCGCCGTCCGCACGGGCGCCGACGGCCCGCCGCCCGGCGCCGAGATCCTGCGCGGACTGACCCTCCCCGGCCTCGCCGACGCCCACTCGCACGCCTTCCACCGCGCCCTGCGCTCCACCGTCCAGGTCGGCTCCGGCACCTTCTGGACCTGGCGCGAGATCATGTACGCCACGGCCGACAAGCTGACCCCGGACAGCTACCACGCCCTCGCCCGCGCCGTGTACGCCGAGATGGCCCTCGCCGGCATCACCTCCGTCGGCGAGTTCCACTACCTGCACCACGCCCCCGGCGGCACCCCCTACGCCGACCCCAACGCCATGGGCGAGGCGCTCATCGCGGCCGCCGCGGAGGCCGGCATCCGCATCACCCTCCTCGACACCGCCTACCTCTCCTCCGGCTTCGGCGAGGCGCCCGACACCCACCAGCTGCGCTTCTCCGACGGCACCGCCGAGGCCTGGGCCGAACGCTGTTCAGTTCTCAAGGAACGGGACCACGCGCGGATCGGGGCGGCCGTCCACTCCGTACGAGCCGTGCCAGCCGCCCAGTTGGCGACGGTCGCGCGGTGGGCCGAGGAGCGGCGGGCCCCGCTCCATGTGCACCTGTCCGAGCAGACCGCCGAGAACGACGCCTGCCAGGCCGCCCACGGGTGCACCCCGACCCGTCTGCTCGCCGACCACGGCGTCCTCGGCCGCCGCACCACCGGCGTCCACAACACGCACCTCACCGACGAGGACATCGCCCTCCTCGGCGGCACCGGAACCGGCACCTGCATGTGCCCGACCACCGAACGCGACCTCGCCGACGGCATCGGCCCCGCCCCCGCCCTGCAGGCGGCAGGCTCCCCGCTCTGCCTCGGCTCCGACAGCCACGCCGTCATCGACCTGTTCGAAGAGGCCCGCGCGATGGAGCTGAACGAGCGGCTGCGCACCCGCAGCCGGGGCCACTGGACCGCGGCGGCACTGCTGCGCGCGGCCTGTGCCGACGGCCACGCGGCCCTCGGCTGGGAGGAGGCGGGCACCATCGAGGCGGGGGCCCTCGCCGACCTGACGACGATCGCGCTCGACTCGGTCAGGACGGCCGGGCCGCTGCCGAGGCTCGGCGCCGAGACGGCCGTATTCGCCGCGACAGCAGCGGACGTACGGCACACGATCGTGGGCGGGCGGCACGTCGTACGCGACGGGGCGCACACCCTCGTACCGGACGTGCCGCAAGACCTCGCGCGGGCGATCGAAGCCCTCCGCGCCTGA
- a CDS encoding diaminopimelate decarboxylase, translating to MGEGDDTTGDGVGYDNGGRTDGAARRDDAVRAAVEQGLLGPDTPILGLLDVTGIRESAAELRAAFDAVTAPGTPVLHAFAVKATPLVPVVRLLREEGLGAEVASPGELALARAAGVPPRLTVLDSPAKTPAELREALALGIAVNADNAQELARIDALMRSAHSGSPIGIRVNPQVGGGSIGATSTATATSKFGVALRDEGAREWVVRAYRERPWLTRLHAHTGSQGIPLSLMAQGVAEVFALAEEINRRLGRPQIDTLDIGGGLPVNFGSDESTPTYAQYARLLSEAVPGLFDGRYGLVTEFGRSLLAKHGTVVARVEYAKSAGGRPVAVTHAGVQVAARTVYVPGSWPLRIAAYDAKGRPKEGPPVVQDVAGPACFAGDLLAEGRALPLLEQGDYAAALDTGAYYFAHHYAYNSLARPGIYGFAPDGSGEVAFATVREAQQLDEIVAEAGGAHAGALTTLRAPDRR from the coding sequence ATGGGCGAGGGCGACGACACGACGGGGGACGGTGTGGGCTACGACAACGGCGGGCGTACGGACGGCGCTGCGCGGCGCGACGACGCGGTGCGGGCGGCCGTGGAGCAGGGGCTCCTCGGACCGGACACCCCCATCCTCGGCCTTCTGGACGTCACGGGCATCCGCGAGTCGGCGGCCGAGCTGCGTGCGGCCTTCGACGCGGTGACGGCTCCCGGCACGCCCGTGCTGCACGCCTTCGCCGTGAAGGCGACCCCGCTGGTGCCCGTGGTGCGGCTGCTGCGCGAGGAGGGGCTCGGCGCCGAGGTCGCGAGCCCGGGCGAGCTGGCGCTGGCGCGGGCGGCGGGAGTGCCGCCGCGGCTGACCGTCCTGGACTCGCCCGCCAAGACGCCGGCCGAACTGCGCGAGGCACTGGCGCTGGGCATCGCCGTCAACGCCGACAACGCCCAGGAGCTGGCGCGGATCGACGCCCTGATGCGCTCGGCACACAGCGGCTCCCCCATCGGGATCCGGGTGAACCCGCAGGTCGGCGGGGGTTCCATCGGGGCGACCTCGACGGCCACGGCGACCTCGAAGTTCGGGGTGGCGCTGCGCGACGAGGGTGCGCGGGAGTGGGTCGTGCGGGCGTACCGGGAGCGGCCGTGGCTGACTCGGCTGCACGCGCACACCGGGTCGCAGGGCATCCCTCTGTCGCTGATGGCGCAGGGCGTGGCGGAGGTGTTCGCGCTCGCCGAGGAGATCAACCGGCGCCTCGGCCGGCCGCAGATCGACACGCTCGACATCGGCGGCGGCCTGCCGGTGAACTTCGGCTCGGACGAGTCGACGCCGACGTACGCGCAGTACGCACGCCTGCTGAGCGAGGCGGTGCCGGGACTGTTCGACGGGCGGTACGGCCTGGTGACCGAGTTCGGCCGGTCGCTGCTCGCCAAGCACGGGACCGTGGTGGCCCGGGTGGAGTACGCCAAGAGCGCCGGCGGGCGGCCGGTCGCCGTCACGCACGCCGGCGTGCAGGTGGCGGCGCGGACGGTGTACGTGCCGGGTTCGTGGCCGCTCAGGATCGCCGCCTACGACGCCAAGGGGCGCCCGAAGGAGGGCCCGCCGGTGGTGCAGGACGTCGCCGGACCGGCCTGTTTCGCGGGCGACCTGCTGGCCGAGGGACGCGCGCTGCCGCTGCTGGAGCAGGGGGACTACGCGGCGGCGCTGGACACGGGCGCGTACTACTTCGCGCACCACTACGCCTACAACTCGCTCGCCCGGCCCGGGATCTACGGCTTCGCGCCGGACGGGTCGGGAGAGGTGGCCTTCGCGACCGTGCGCGAGGCGCAGCAGCTCGACGAGATCGTGGCCGAGGCCGGAGGAGCGCACGCGGGCGCGCTCACCACCTTGCGCGCCCCCGACCGCCGTTGA
- a CDS encoding transcriptional regulator codes for MTAVHTTEPPRLPVRQKVAAAERGWGGVSPMLTRLAAERATGILFREHGTLHLADGLVVHAESPCAPGLETLLTAHGTLAVEAWRQALGETDDDHQAGHLAGLRLVDAGLLTLGAFELCRLTALYDAAYFVLAPSSTPGRFRYGTAHAPGHRAAVRRVPVAALERETLRRRDLLHRIWPDPVTDEAPLARTERPAAPALTRRQRAVLAHADGVRTAPDIARALGHLAFHTLVDVRRLAAAGVLAPLRPAVPEPPGPADPAGEGWAAPEPAPPPDPGQPPPLPSRGRPPYGAAGPGPGPARPAAGHGIPAFTEPLPPDPHITLLKRLRDALEAL; via the coding sequence ATGACCGCCGTCCACACCACCGAGCCCCCGCGGCTGCCGGTCCGCCAGAAGGTCGCCGCCGCCGAGCGCGGCTGGGGCGGCGTCTCGCCGATGCTGACCCGGCTGGCCGCCGAGCGGGCCACCGGCATCCTCTTCCGCGAGCACGGCACGCTCCACCTCGCCGACGGCCTGGTGGTGCACGCCGAGAGCCCTTGCGCGCCCGGCCTGGAGACGCTCCTGACGGCCCACGGCACGCTCGCCGTGGAGGCCTGGCGGCAGGCGCTCGGCGAGACGGACGACGACCACCAGGCCGGCCACCTCGCCGGTCTGCGCCTGGTCGACGCCGGCCTGCTCACCCTCGGGGCCTTCGAGCTGTGCCGGCTGACGGCGCTGTACGACGCCGCGTACTTCGTCCTCGCCCCCAGCTCCACCCCGGGCCGCTTCCGCTACGGCACCGCCCACGCCCCCGGGCACCGGGCCGCCGTGCGCCGGGTCCCCGTGGCCGCCCTGGAACGCGAGACGCTGCGCCGTCGCGACCTGCTGCACCGCATCTGGCCGGACCCGGTCACCGACGAGGCACCGCTGGCCCGCACGGAGCGTCCCGCGGCGCCCGCGCTCACCCGCCGCCAGCGAGCCGTGCTGGCCCACGCGGACGGCGTCCGTACGGCGCCGGACATCGCCCGGGCCCTGGGCCACCTGGCGTTCCACACGCTGGTCGACGTCCGCCGGCTGGCGGCGGCGGGAGTGCTCGCCCCGCTGCGCCCGGCCGTCCCCGAGCCGCCGGGCCCGGCGGACCCGGCGGGCGAGGGGTGGGCGGCCCCGGAACCGGCACCGCCGCCGGACCCCGGGCAACCGCCGCCCCTGCCGAGCCGCGGACGGCCGCCGTACGGCGCGGCGGGCCCGGGACCCGGACCGGCCCGGCCCGCAGCCGGTCACGGGATACCCGCCTTCACCGAACCGCTGCCGCCCGATCCCCACATCACCTTGCTGAAGAGGCTCAGAGATGCGCTGGAGGCCCTTTGA
- a CDS encoding RICIN domain-containing protein, protein MAGAYGTDNGVATEGGVYADVPDARLTELLRARTATVYPALRELRARHQPAVLAYARLCTASESAARQLASQAFTLAARQTARGTEPSVPLRHELLLLTGRLAASWAGDERAAGLDPGLLFALSTPGPDTVADPPMLAAFRCLPSRAQGLVWYGVVEREAERRTALLLGLTREDVAHETPAALQAMAQACLRSRLAASGDPRCGNFGRLIEESVRPDSPRESADLRAHMVHCAHCTAAYTDLSALRDSPRTALAEGLLPWSGTAYATREDLAHRPPGAPTTRPGTGRRRSKGGGRSWFGGRAGAGGRSWFAGRSASGGQPESGTRSASGGQPEFGARSASGGRAGAGRRSRSGGRADVHRRSGSVGRPGVLAQVGVPVRARFLLGPVAWPVSRRLLLTSVALGVALTPLLVLVLSRGDGSPSSAPGGQPGSVDTPTAPPEVTVTATVSATPSPSPSAKSPSPTKSSTPSRSAKPSAAPTHAPNGTYAQIVNVSTGRCLDIDGGLSNGTAVVTAPCSGASTQRWRVDAARGIVQSYADSDFCLDSRGSVDRGVGIWDCGSVDGDHGQNLRFTVDSDGVIRPAIAIETAVTPGGGDGVSLRPLSGGRDQRWRAGAS, encoded by the coding sequence ATGGCCGGGGCCTACGGGACCGACAACGGCGTCGCGACCGAGGGCGGTGTGTACGCGGACGTGCCCGACGCGCGGCTGACCGAGCTGCTGCGGGCCCGTACCGCAACCGTCTACCCGGCTCTGCGGGAGCTCCGCGCCCGTCACCAGCCGGCCGTGCTCGCCTACGCGCGCCTGTGCACGGCGAGCGAGTCCGCGGCCCGCCAGCTGGCCTCGCAGGCGTTCACGCTGGCGGCCCGGCAGACGGCGCGCGGCACCGAGCCGTCGGTCCCGCTGCGGCATGAGCTGCTGCTCCTGACCGGCAGGCTGGCCGCCTCCTGGGCCGGCGACGAACGGGCCGCGGGCCTCGACCCCGGCCTGCTGTTCGCCCTGAGCACGCCGGGCCCGGACACGGTCGCCGACCCGCCGATGCTCGCCGCGTTCCGGTGTCTGCCGTCCCGAGCGCAGGGGCTGGTCTGGTACGGCGTGGTGGAACGCGAGGCGGAGCGACGCACTGCCCTTCTGCTCGGCCTGACCCGCGAGGACGTCGCCCACGAGACGCCGGCGGCCCTCCAGGCCATGGCCCAGGCCTGCCTCCGCTCCCGGCTCGCCGCCTCCGGCGACCCGCGCTGCGGCAACTTCGGCCGGCTGATCGAGGAGTCGGTACGCCCGGACAGCCCGCGCGAGAGCGCCGACCTGCGGGCCCACATGGTCCACTGCGCCCACTGCACGGCGGCGTACACGGACCTCTCCGCCCTGCGCGACTCCCCCCGCACCGCCCTGGCGGAGGGCCTGCTGCCGTGGTCCGGCACGGCCTACGCCACCCGCGAGGACCTCGCTCACCGGCCACCCGGCGCCCCCACCACCCGCCCCGGCACCGGCCGACGGCGGTCGAAGGGCGGGGGACGGTCCTGGTTCGGGGGGCGGGCAGGGGCCGGGGGACGGTCCTGGTTCGCAGGACGGTCGGCGTCCGGAGGACAGCCGGAGTCCGGGACACGGTCGGCGTCCGGAGGACAGCCGGAGTTCGGGGCACGGTCGGCGTCCGGAGGGCGGGCAGGGGCCGGGAGACGTTCGAGGTCCGGAGGGCGGGCGGATGTCCACCGTCGGTCCGGGTCTGTCGGACGGCCCGGGGTGCTCGCACAGGTCGGGGTTCCGGTCCGGGCGCGGTTCCTGCTCGGGCCGGTCGCCTGGCCCGTGTCACGGCGGTTGCTGTTGACCTCCGTCGCTCTCGGCGTGGCGCTGACGCCGTTGCTGGTGTTGGTGCTCTCGCGAGGCGACGGGTCGCCGTCCTCGGCGCCGGGAGGGCAGCCGGGCTCCGTGGACACGCCGACGGCTCCCCCGGAGGTGACGGTGACGGCGACGGTCTCCGCCACGCCGTCCCCCTCCCCCAGCGCCAAGTCACCCTCCCCGACGAAGAGTTCCACCCCGTCCAGGTCGGCGAAGCCCAGCGCTGCCCCGACCCACGCCCCCAACGGCACCTACGCCCAGATCGTCAACGTATCGACGGGCCGCTGCCTGGACATCGACGGCGGCCTGAGCAACGGCACGGCCGTCGTCACGGCGCCCTGCTCCGGCGCCTCGACCCAGCGCTGGCGGGTCGACGCGGCGCGCGGGATCGTGCAGTCGTACGCCGACTCGGACTTCTGCCTCGACAGCCGGGGCTCGGTGGACCGGGGCGTCGGCATCTGGGACTGCGGTTCGGTGGACGGCGACCACGGACAGAACCTGCGGTTCACGGTGGACTCCGACGGCGTGATCCGCCCCGCCATCGCCATCGAGACGGCCGTCACGCCGGGTGGCGGCGACGGAGTGTCGCTGCGGCCCCTGAGCGGGGGCCGGGATCAGCGCTGGCGGGCGGGCGCTTCCTGA
- a CDS encoding allantoate amidohydrolase, whose translation MWRELLPVGRYAGSRGYRRFAWTGADAECRAWFREQAEARGLAHEVDGNGNQWAWLGDPTAGDAVVTGSHLDSVPDGGAFDGPLGVVSSFAALDELRFRGAQFTKPLAIVNFGDEEGARFGLACVGSRLTAGELTVEQAHRLTDGDGVSLPRAMEAAGYDPDAIGADPERLARIGAFVELHVEQGRALDLSGDRVGIASAIWPHGRWRFDFRGEANHAGTTRLVDRRDPMLSYAETVLAARREAELAGAVATFGKIAVEPNGVNAIPSLVRGWLDSRAADQRTLDVVVTGVEKAAREYAAAHGVDLDVVRESFTPVVEFDHALRDELARILGKDTDISVPVLGTGAGHDAGILSGRIPTAMLFVRNPTGVSHSPAEHAAEDDCVAGVLALADVLEGLACR comes from the coding sequence ATGTGGCGTGAGCTGCTGCCCGTCGGGCGGTATGCCGGCTCCCGGGGCTACCGCCGGTTCGCCTGGACCGGTGCCGACGCCGAGTGCCGGGCCTGGTTCAGGGAGCAGGCCGAGGCGCGGGGGCTCGCCCACGAGGTCGACGGGAACGGCAACCAGTGGGCCTGGCTCGGCGACCCCACCGCCGGGGACGCCGTCGTCACGGGGTCCCACCTCGACTCCGTGCCCGACGGCGGTGCCTTCGACGGGCCCCTCGGCGTTGTGTCCTCCTTCGCCGCCCTCGACGAACTCCGCTTCAGGGGAGCGCAGTTCACCAAGCCGCTTGCCATCGTCAACTTCGGCGACGAGGAGGGCGCCCGCTTCGGTCTCGCCTGCGTCGGCTCCCGGCTGACCGCGGGGGAGCTCACCGTCGAGCAGGCGCACCGGCTGACCGACGGGGACGGCGTCAGCCTCCCGCGGGCCATGGAGGCCGCGGGGTACGACCCCGACGCCATCGGCGCCGACCCCGAGCGGCTCGCCCGGATCGGGGCCTTCGTCGAACTGCACGTCGAACAGGGCCGGGCGCTGGACCTGTCCGGCGACCGGGTCGGCATCGCGAGCGCCATCTGGCCGCACGGGCGCTGGCGGTTCGACTTCCGGGGCGAGGCCAACCACGCCGGCACCACCCGCCTGGTGGACCGGCGCGACCCGATGCTGTCGTACGCGGAGACCGTGCTCGCCGCCCGCCGTGAGGCCGAACTCGCCGGTGCGGTCGCCACCTTCGGCAAGATCGCCGTCGAGCCGAACGGCGTCAACGCCATCCCGTCCCTGGTGCGCGGCTGGCTCGACTCCCGCGCCGCCGACCAGCGGACCCTCGACGTCGTGGTCACCGGCGTCGAGAAGGCCGCCCGCGAGTACGCCGCCGCCCACGGCGTCGACCTCGACGTCGTCCGGGAGTCCTTCACGCCCGTCGTCGAGTTCGACCACGCCCTGCGCGACGAACTGGCCCGCATCCTCGGCAAGGACACCGACATCAGCGTCCCGGTGCTGGGTACCGGCGCCGGACACGACGCCGGAATCCTCTCCGGGCGCATCCCGACCGCCATGCTGTTCGTGCGCAACCCCACGGGCGTCTCGCACTCCCCGGCCGAGCACGCCGCCGAGGACGACTGCGTGGCCGGGGTGCTCGCCCTCGCCGACGTACTGGAAGGACTGGCCTGCAGGTGA
- a CDS encoding RNA polymerase sigma factor SigF — translation MSPRLDAPHTRQATSTPPPEHLAPIESIESTENDDTVGTDALAGLPEIPPYDEVGPVDARALSKTLFERLESLEEGTHQYSYVRNTLVELNLALVKFAASRFRSRSEPMEDIIQVGTIGLIKAIDRFELSRGVEFPTFAMPTIVGEIKRFFRDTSWSVRVPRRLQELRLDLAKAGDELAQQLDRAPTVAELAERLGLTRDEVVEGMAASNAYTASSLDAQPEEDDAEGALADRIGYEDHGIEGIEYVESLKPLIAELPARDRKILSLRFVAGMTQSEIGDELGISQMHVSRLLSRTLVRLRKGLTLEE, via the coding sequence ATGTCACCCCGGCTCGACGCACCGCATACCCGGCAGGCGACGTCGACACCCCCTCCGGAACATCTTGCTCCCATCGAGAGCATCGAGAGCACCGAGAACGACGACACCGTCGGCACGGACGCACTCGCCGGACTCCCGGAGATCCCGCCCTACGACGAGGTGGGTCCGGTCGACGCGAGAGCGCTGTCCAAGACCCTCTTCGAGCGACTGGAGTCACTCGAGGAAGGCACCCACCAGTACTCGTACGTCCGCAACACCCTCGTCGAACTCAACCTCGCACTGGTCAAGTTCGCCGCCTCCCGATTCCGTTCACGCAGTGAGCCGATGGAGGACATCATCCAGGTCGGCACCATCGGCCTGATCAAGGCGATCGACCGCTTCGAGCTCTCTCGGGGGGTGGAGTTCCCCACGTTCGCGATGCCAACCATCGTGGGTGAGATCAAGCGCTTCTTCCGCGACACCTCGTGGTCCGTGCGCGTCCCGCGCCGGCTGCAGGAGCTGCGGCTCGACCTGGCCAAGGCCGGGGACGAGCTGGCCCAGCAGCTGGACCGGGCACCGACCGTCGCCGAGCTCGCGGAGCGCCTGGGCCTCACCAGGGACGAGGTCGTCGAGGGCATGGCGGCGTCGAACGCCTACACCGCCTCCTCGCTGGACGCCCAGCCGGAGGAGGATGACGCGGAGGGCGCCCTCGCGGACCGGATCGGCTACGAGGACCACGGCATCGAGGGCATCGAGTACGTCGAGTCCCTCAAGCCGCTGATCGCCGAGCTCCCCGCCAGGGACCGGAAGATCCTTTCGCTGCGCTTCGTGGCGGGCATGACCCAGTCGGAGATCGGCGACGAACTCGGCATCTCCCAGATGCACGTCTCCCGGCTGCTGTCGCGGACGCTGGTGCGGCTGCGCAAGGGGCTGACGCTGGAGGAGTAG
- the hutU gene encoding urocanate hydratase, with protein MSGPRPVRAPRGTELSALGWQQEAALRMLQNNLDPEVAEHPDKLVVYGGTGKAARDWRSFDAMVRTLKGLKQDETMLVQSGRPVGVMQTHEWAPRVLIANSNLVGDWANWEEFRRLEALGLTMYGQMTAGSWIYIGTQGILQGTYETFAAVAAKKFGGTLAGTITLTAGLGGMGGAQPLAVTMNDGVAICIDCDPRAIERRIEHRYLDVKADSLDHALQLATEARDARRPLSIGVLGNAAELVPQLLAMGAPIDIVTDQTSAHDPLAYLPLGVDFDDMADAAAKDPAGFTTRARESMARHVEAMVGFMDAGAEVFDYGNSIRGEAQLAGYERAFAFPGFVPAYIRPLFCEGKGPFRWAALSGEASDIAKTDKAILDLFPENESLARWIKMAGERVHFQGLPARICWLGYGERDRAGERFNDMVASGELAAPLAIGRDHLDCGSVASPYRETEAMLDGSDAIADWPLLNAMVNVASGASWVSIHHGGGVGMGRSIHAGQVTVADGTKLGGEKIRRVLTNDPGMGVVRHVDAGYDIAESVADERGVRVPMREGDSA; from the coding sequence ATGTCAGGACCCCGCCCCGTCCGAGCGCCGCGCGGTACGGAACTGAGCGCCCTGGGATGGCAGCAGGAAGCCGCCCTGCGGATGCTGCAGAACAACCTCGACCCCGAGGTCGCCGAGCACCCGGACAAGCTCGTCGTCTACGGCGGCACGGGCAAGGCGGCCCGCGACTGGCGCTCTTTCGACGCCATGGTGCGCACGCTGAAGGGGCTGAAGCAGGACGAGACCATGCTGGTCCAGTCCGGCCGACCGGTCGGCGTCATGCAGACCCACGAGTGGGCCCCGCGCGTCCTGATCGCCAACTCCAACCTCGTCGGCGACTGGGCCAACTGGGAGGAGTTCCGCCGCCTGGAGGCCCTCGGCCTGACCATGTACGGCCAGATGACCGCCGGCTCCTGGATCTACATCGGCACCCAGGGCATCCTCCAGGGCACCTACGAGACCTTCGCCGCCGTCGCCGCGAAGAAGTTCGGCGGCACCCTCGCCGGGACGATCACCCTCACCGCCGGCCTCGGCGGCATGGGCGGCGCCCAGCCCCTTGCCGTCACCATGAACGACGGCGTCGCGATCTGCATCGACTGCGACCCGCGCGCCATCGAGCGCCGCATCGAGCACCGCTACCTGGACGTGAAGGCCGACTCCCTCGACCACGCCCTCCAGCTGGCCACCGAGGCCCGCGACGCCCGCCGCCCGCTGTCCATCGGCGTCCTCGGCAACGCCGCCGAACTGGTCCCGCAGCTGCTCGCCATGGGCGCCCCCATCGACATCGTCACCGACCAGACCTCGGCCCACGACCCGCTGGCGTACCTGCCGCTCGGCGTCGACTTCGACGACATGGCGGACGCGGCGGCCAAGGACCCGGCCGGGTTCACCACGCGCGCCCGTGAGTCGATGGCGAGGCACGTCGAGGCGATGGTCGGCTTCATGGACGCCGGCGCGGAGGTCTTCGACTACGGCAACTCCATCCGCGGCGAGGCGCAACTCGCCGGGTACGAGCGGGCGTTCGCCTTCCCCGGCTTCGTCCCCGCCTACATCCGCCCGCTGTTCTGCGAGGGCAAGGGCCCCTTCCGCTGGGCCGCGCTGTCGGGCGAGGCGTCCGACATCGCCAAGACCGACAAGGCGATCCTCGACCTGTTCCCCGAGAACGAGTCCCTCGCCCGCTGGATCAAGATGGCCGGCGAGCGGGTCCACTTCCAGGGCCTGCCCGCGCGCATCTGCTGGCTCGGCTACGGCGAGCGGGACAGGGCCGGCGAGCGGTTCAACGACATGGTGGCGAGCGGCGAGCTGGCGGCTCCGCTGGCGATCGGGCGCGACCACCTGGACTGCGGCTCCGTGGCCTCCCCCTATCGCGAGACGGAGGCCATGCTCGACGGCTCCGACGCGATCGCCGACTGGCCGCTGCTGAACGCCATGGTCAACGTCGCCTCCGGCGCCTCCTGGGTGTCCATCCACCACGGCGGCGGCGTGGGCATGGGACGGTCCATCCACGCCGGGCAGGTGACGGTGGCCGACGGCACGAAGCTGGGCGGCGAGAAGATCCGCCGTGTGCTGACGAACGACCCCGGCATGGGCGTCGTCCGCCACGTGGACGCGGGCTACGACATCGCGGAGTCGGTCGCCGACGAGCGGGGCGTGCGGGTGCCGATGCGCGAGGGTGACTCCGCGTGA
- the hutI gene encoding imidazolonepropionase, with protein sequence MSSSTAITNIATLVTNSPSLGDGSPLGLIQDAAVVIEGDRVVWTGESSKAPATDNRVDAGGRAVLPGFVDSHSHLVFAGDRTQEFNARMSGRSYTAGGIRTTVAATRAATDEELEANLTRYLAEALRQGTTTFETKSGYGLTVADEARALRIAGAHTEEVTYLGAHIVSPDYADDPAAYVSLVTGEMLDACAPHARWIDVFCEKGAFDGDQARAILTAGRARGLHPRIHANQLSHGPGVQLAVELDAASADHCTHLTDADVDALANGDTVATLLPGAEFSTRAEWPDARRLLDAGVTVALSTDCNPGSSFTSSVPFCIALAVRDMGMTPDEAVWSATAGGAAALRRTDIGRLTPGAYADLIVLDAPSHVHLAYRPGVPLVTDVWRRGVRQG encoded by the coding sequence ATGAGCAGCAGCACCGCCATCACCAACATCGCCACGCTGGTCACCAACTCCCCCTCCCTGGGTGACGGTTCTCCTCTCGGTCTCATCCAGGACGCGGCCGTCGTCATCGAGGGCGACCGCGTCGTGTGGACCGGTGAATCAAGCAAAGCACCCGCCACTGACAACCGGGTCGACGCCGGTGGCCGCGCGGTCCTGCCGGGCTTCGTCGACTCCCACTCCCATCTGGTCTTCGCGGGCGACCGGACCCAGGAGTTCAACGCCCGCATGTCCGGGCGCTCCTACACCGCGGGCGGCATCCGCACCACCGTCGCCGCCACCCGCGCGGCCACCGACGAGGAGCTGGAGGCGAACCTCACCCGCTACCTCGCCGAGGCCCTTCGGCAGGGCACCACCACCTTCGAGACCAAGTCCGGTTACGGCCTCACCGTCGCCGACGAGGCCCGCGCCCTGCGGATCGCCGGCGCGCACACCGAGGAGGTCACCTACCTCGGCGCCCACATCGTGTCGCCCGACTACGCCGACGACCCGGCCGCCTACGTCTCCCTCGTCACCGGCGAGATGCTCGACGCCTGCGCGCCGCACGCCCGTTGGATCGACGTCTTCTGCGAGAAGGGCGCCTTCGACGGCGACCAGGCCCGGGCCATCCTCACCGCGGGCAGGGCCCGGGGCCTGCACCCGCGCATCCACGCCAACCAGCTCTCCCACGGCCCCGGCGTCCAGTTGGCCGTCGAACTCGACGCGGCCAGCGCCGACCACTGCACCCACCTCACCGACGCGGACGTCGACGCCCTGGCGAACGGCGACACGGTCGCCACGCTGCTGCCCGGCGCCGAGTTCTCCACCCGCGCCGAGTGGCCGGACGCCCGCCGCCTGCTGGACGCGGGCGTCACCGTCGCCCTCTCCACCGACTGCAACCCGGGCTCGTCCTTCACGTCCTCCGTGCCCTTCTGCATCGCCCTCGCCGTACGGGACATGGGCATGACCCCGGACGAGGCGGTCTGGTCGGCCACGGCGGGCGGCGCGGCGGCGCTCCGCCGCACGGACATCGGCCGGCTCACCCCGGGCGCCTACGCCGACCTGATCGTCCTCGACGCCCCGAGCCACGTCCACCTGGCCTACCGCCCGGGCGTGCCGCTGGTCACCGACGTGTGGCGGCGGGGCGTCCGCCAAGGCTGA